A single window of Onychomys torridus chromosome 8, mOncTor1.1, whole genome shotgun sequence DNA harbors:
- the Ankrd13b gene encoding ankyrin repeat domain-containing protein 13B isoform X3 translates to MIPANASARKGPEGKYPLHYLVWHNRYRELEKEVRAGQVDIEQLDPRGRTPLHLATTLGHLECARVLLAHGADVGRENRSGWTVLQEAVSTRDLELVQLVLRYRDYQRVVKRLAGIPMLLEKLRKAQDFYVEMKWEFTSWVPLVSKICPSDTYKVWKSGQNLRVDTTLLGFDHMTWQRGNRSFVFRGQDTSAVVMEIDHDRRVVYMETLALAGQDRELLLAAAQPTEEQVLSRLTAPVVATQLDTKNISFERNKTGILGWRSEKTEMVNGYEAKVYGASNVELITRTRTEHLSEQHKGKVKGCKTPLQSFLGIAEQHGGPQNGTLVTQTLSQANPTAITAEEYFNPSFELGSRDMGRPMELTTKTQKFKAKLWLCEEHPLSLCEQVAPIIDLMAVSNALFAKLRDFITLRLPPGFPVKIEIPIFHILNARITFGNLNGCDEPVPSVRGSPSSESPGSDSSSVSSSSSTTSCRGCEISPALFEAPRGYSVLGGQREAATRDEDDDLLQFAIQQSLLEAGSEYDQVTIWEALTNSKPGTHPMSHDGRRQDRSAPPTPQRQSVAPAPVPSPRPSPGPGSSSHVFRSYDEQLRLAMELSAQEQEERRRRARQEEEELERILQLSLTEQ, encoded by the exons ATGATCCCCGCCAACGCCTCCGCCAGGAAGGGGCCCGAGGGCAAGTACCCGCTGCACTACCTCGTGTGGCACAACCGCTACCGCGAGCTGGAGAAGGAGGTCCGCGCCGGCCAG GTGGACATTGAACAACTGGATCCCCGTGGTCGGACGCCCCTGCACCTGGCCACAACACTGGGGCACCTGGAATGTGCCCGTGTGCTCTTGGCACATGGTGCAGATGTGGGCAGGGAGAACCGCAGTGGTTGGACAG tactgCAGGAGGCTGTGAGTACCAGGGATCTGGAGTTGGTGCAGCTGGTGCTGCGGTACCGTGACTACCAGCGGGTGGTGAAGCGGCTGGCTGGTATCCCCATGCTCCTGGAGAAGCTTCGAAAG GCCCAGGATTTCTACGTGGAGATGAAATGGGAGTTCACTAGCTGGG TGCCCCTGGTATCCAAGATCTGCCCTAGTGATACCTACAAAGTGTGGAAGAGCGGGCAGAACCTGAGGGTAGACACCACACTTCTGGGCTTTGACCATATGACCTGGCAGAGAGGGAACCGCAGCTTTGTCTTCAGGGGCCAAG ACACAAGTGCGGTGGTCATGGAAATTGACCACGATCGCCGTGTGGTGTACATGGAGACGCTGGCGCTGGCCGGGCAGGATCGGGAGTTGCTGCTGGCTGCTGCCCAACCCACTGAGGAGCAAGTGCTGAGCCGGCTCACTGCGCCTGTTGTCGCCACACAGCTTGACACCAAGAACATCTCCTTTGAGAG GAACAAGACTGGCATTCTGGGCTGGCGCAGTGAGAAGACAGAGATGGTGAATGGGTATGAAGCCAAG gTATACGGGGCCTCCAATGTGGAGCTTATTACCCGGACACGGACAGAGCATCTCTCAGAACAACACAAGGGCAAGGTCAAAG GTTGTAAAACACCTCTTCAGTCCTTCTTGGGAATTGCTGAGCAGCATGGGGGTCCCCAAAATGGG ACCCTGGTCACTCAGACCCTGAGCCAAGCCAATCCCACTGCCATCACTGCAGAGGAATATTTCAACCCCAGCTTTGAGCTTGGCAGCCGGGACATGGGTCGTCCCATGGAGCTGACCACAAAGACGCAGAA GTTCAAGGCCAAGCTGTGGCTGTGTGAGGAGCATCCCCTGTCCCTGTGTGAGCAGGTGGCTCCCATCATTGACCTCATGGCTGTCAGCAACGCACTGTTTGCCAAGCTCCGGGACTTCATCACGCTGCGCCTGCCTCCTGGCTTCCCAGTTAAGATTG AAATCCCGATCTTTCACATCCTCAATGCCCGCATCACCTTCGGGAACCTCAATGGCTGCGACGAGCCAGTACCCTCAGTGCGCGGCAGCCCCAGCAGTGAGTCCCCTGGCAGCGACTCATCCAGCGTCAGCAGCTCCAGTTCTACCA CCTCCTGCCGCGGCTGTGAGATCTCCCCGGCGTTGTTCGAGGCCCCCCGTGGCTACAGCGTGCTGGGTGGCCAGCGAGAGGCCGCGACTCGGGACGAAGATGATGATCTGTTGCAGTTTGCCATCCAGCAGAGCCTGCTTGAGGCGGGCAGTGAGTATGACCAG GTCACCATCTGGGAGGCGCTAACCAACAGCAAGCCAGGCACCCACCCCATGTCCCATGACGGCCGCCGACAGGACAG GAGCGCCCCACCCACGCCGCAGCGCCAGTCCGTGGCCCCGGCACCAGTGCCCAGCCCTCGGCCCAGCCCGGGTCCCGGCTCCAGCAGCCACGTGTTCCGGAGCTACGACGAGCAGCTACGGCTGGCTATGGAGCTGTCGgcgcaggagcaggaggagaggcgGCGGCGAGCAcgccaggaggaggaagagctggaGCGCATCCTGCAGCTCTCGCTGACCGAACAGTAG
- the Ankrd13b gene encoding ankyrin repeat domain-containing protein 13B isoform X5, translating into MIPANASARKGPEGKYPLHYLVWHNRYRELEKEVRAGQVDIEQLDPRGRTPLHLATTLGHLECARVLLAHGADVGRENRSGWTVLQEAVSTRDLELVQLVLRYRDYQRVVKRLAGIPMLLEKLRKAQDFYVEMKWEFTSWVPLVSKICPSDTYKVWKSGQNLRVDTTLLGFDHMTWQRGNRSFVFRGQDTSAVVMEIDHDRRVVYMETLALAGQDRELLLAAAQPTEEQVLSRLTAPVVATQLDTKNISFERNKTGILGWRSEKTEMVNGYEAKVYGASNVELITRTRTEHLSEQHKGKVKGCKTPLQSFLGIAEQHGGPQNGTLVTQTLSQANPTAITAEEYFNPSFELGSRDMGRPMELTTKTQKFKAKLWLCEEHPLSLCEQVAPIIDLMAVSNALFAKLRDFITLRLPPGFPVKIEIPIFHILNARITFGNLNGCDEPVPSVRGSPSSESPGSDSSSVSSSSSTTSCRGCEISPALFEAPRGYSVLGGQREAATRDEDDDLLQFAIQQSLLEAGSEYDQVTIWEALTNSKPGTHPMSHDGRRQDRVGGQCSRHVQRAGT; encoded by the exons ATGATCCCCGCCAACGCCTCCGCCAGGAAGGGGCCCGAGGGCAAGTACCCGCTGCACTACCTCGTGTGGCACAACCGCTACCGCGAGCTGGAGAAGGAGGTCCGCGCCGGCCAG GTGGACATTGAACAACTGGATCCCCGTGGTCGGACGCCCCTGCACCTGGCCACAACACTGGGGCACCTGGAATGTGCCCGTGTGCTCTTGGCACATGGTGCAGATGTGGGCAGGGAGAACCGCAGTGGTTGGACAG tactgCAGGAGGCTGTGAGTACCAGGGATCTGGAGTTGGTGCAGCTGGTGCTGCGGTACCGTGACTACCAGCGGGTGGTGAAGCGGCTGGCTGGTATCCCCATGCTCCTGGAGAAGCTTCGAAAG GCCCAGGATTTCTACGTGGAGATGAAATGGGAGTTCACTAGCTGGG TGCCCCTGGTATCCAAGATCTGCCCTAGTGATACCTACAAAGTGTGGAAGAGCGGGCAGAACCTGAGGGTAGACACCACACTTCTGGGCTTTGACCATATGACCTGGCAGAGAGGGAACCGCAGCTTTGTCTTCAGGGGCCAAG ACACAAGTGCGGTGGTCATGGAAATTGACCACGATCGCCGTGTGGTGTACATGGAGACGCTGGCGCTGGCCGGGCAGGATCGGGAGTTGCTGCTGGCTGCTGCCCAACCCACTGAGGAGCAAGTGCTGAGCCGGCTCACTGCGCCTGTTGTCGCCACACAGCTTGACACCAAGAACATCTCCTTTGAGAG GAACAAGACTGGCATTCTGGGCTGGCGCAGTGAGAAGACAGAGATGGTGAATGGGTATGAAGCCAAG gTATACGGGGCCTCCAATGTGGAGCTTATTACCCGGACACGGACAGAGCATCTCTCAGAACAACACAAGGGCAAGGTCAAAG GTTGTAAAACACCTCTTCAGTCCTTCTTGGGAATTGCTGAGCAGCATGGGGGTCCCCAAAATGGG ACCCTGGTCACTCAGACCCTGAGCCAAGCCAATCCCACTGCCATCACTGCAGAGGAATATTTCAACCCCAGCTTTGAGCTTGGCAGCCGGGACATGGGTCGTCCCATGGAGCTGACCACAAAGACGCAGAA GTTCAAGGCCAAGCTGTGGCTGTGTGAGGAGCATCCCCTGTCCCTGTGTGAGCAGGTGGCTCCCATCATTGACCTCATGGCTGTCAGCAACGCACTGTTTGCCAAGCTCCGGGACTTCATCACGCTGCGCCTGCCTCCTGGCTTCCCAGTTAAGATTG AAATCCCGATCTTTCACATCCTCAATGCCCGCATCACCTTCGGGAACCTCAATGGCTGCGACGAGCCAGTACCCTCAGTGCGCGGCAGCCCCAGCAGTGAGTCCCCTGGCAGCGACTCATCCAGCGTCAGCAGCTCCAGTTCTACCA CCTCCTGCCGCGGCTGTGAGATCTCCCCGGCGTTGTTCGAGGCCCCCCGTGGCTACAGCGTGCTGGGTGGCCAGCGAGAGGCCGCGACTCGGGACGAAGATGATGATCTGTTGCAGTTTGCCATCCAGCAGAGCCTGCTTGAGGCGGGCAGTGAGTATGACCAG GTCACCATCTGGGAGGCGCTAACCAACAGCAAGCCAGGCACCCACCCCATGTCCCATGACGGCCGCCGACAGGACAG GGTGGGTGGCCAGTGCTCCAGGCATGTGCAGAGAGCAGGGACCTAA
- the Ankrd13b gene encoding ankyrin repeat domain-containing protein 13B isoform X2, whose product MIPANASARKGPEGKYPLHYLVWHNRYRELEKEVRAGQVDIEQLDPRGRTPLHLATTLGHLECARVLLAHGADVGRENRSGWTVLQEAVSTRDLELVQLVLRYRDYQRVVKRLAGIPMLLEKLRKAQDFYVEMKWEFTSWVPLVSKICPSDTYKVWKSGQNLRVDTTLLGFDHMTWQRGNRSFVFRGQDTSAVVMEIDHDRRVVYMETLALAGQDRELLLAAAQPTEEQVLSRLTAPVVATQLDTKNISFERNKTGILGWRSEKTEMVNGYEAKVYGASNVELITRTRTEHLSEQHKGKVKGCKTPLQSFLGIAEQHGGPQNGTLVTQTLSQANPTAITAEEYFNPSFELGSRDMGRPMELTTKTQKFKAKLWLCEEHPLSLCEQVAPIIDLMAVSNALFAKLRDFITLRLPPGFPVKIEIPIFHILNARITFGNLNGCDEPVPSVRGSPSSESPGSDSSSVSSSSSTTSCRGCEISPALFEAPRGYSVLGGQREAATRDEDDDLLQFAIQQSLLEAGSEYDQVTIWEALTNSKPGTHPMSHDGRRQDRCAGSGERTTNPPRPQERPTHAAAPVRGPGTSAQPSAQPGSRLQQPRVPELRRAATAGYGAVGAGAGGEAAASTPGGGRAGAHPAALADRTVASPAGTLTHSMQDPALRTCRAAAGAWSRGVGGVAAHQA is encoded by the exons ATGATCCCCGCCAACGCCTCCGCCAGGAAGGGGCCCGAGGGCAAGTACCCGCTGCACTACCTCGTGTGGCACAACCGCTACCGCGAGCTGGAGAAGGAGGTCCGCGCCGGCCAG GTGGACATTGAACAACTGGATCCCCGTGGTCGGACGCCCCTGCACCTGGCCACAACACTGGGGCACCTGGAATGTGCCCGTGTGCTCTTGGCACATGGTGCAGATGTGGGCAGGGAGAACCGCAGTGGTTGGACAG tactgCAGGAGGCTGTGAGTACCAGGGATCTGGAGTTGGTGCAGCTGGTGCTGCGGTACCGTGACTACCAGCGGGTGGTGAAGCGGCTGGCTGGTATCCCCATGCTCCTGGAGAAGCTTCGAAAG GCCCAGGATTTCTACGTGGAGATGAAATGGGAGTTCACTAGCTGGG TGCCCCTGGTATCCAAGATCTGCCCTAGTGATACCTACAAAGTGTGGAAGAGCGGGCAGAACCTGAGGGTAGACACCACACTTCTGGGCTTTGACCATATGACCTGGCAGAGAGGGAACCGCAGCTTTGTCTTCAGGGGCCAAG ACACAAGTGCGGTGGTCATGGAAATTGACCACGATCGCCGTGTGGTGTACATGGAGACGCTGGCGCTGGCCGGGCAGGATCGGGAGTTGCTGCTGGCTGCTGCCCAACCCACTGAGGAGCAAGTGCTGAGCCGGCTCACTGCGCCTGTTGTCGCCACACAGCTTGACACCAAGAACATCTCCTTTGAGAG GAACAAGACTGGCATTCTGGGCTGGCGCAGTGAGAAGACAGAGATGGTGAATGGGTATGAAGCCAAG gTATACGGGGCCTCCAATGTGGAGCTTATTACCCGGACACGGACAGAGCATCTCTCAGAACAACACAAGGGCAAGGTCAAAG GTTGTAAAACACCTCTTCAGTCCTTCTTGGGAATTGCTGAGCAGCATGGGGGTCCCCAAAATGGG ACCCTGGTCACTCAGACCCTGAGCCAAGCCAATCCCACTGCCATCACTGCAGAGGAATATTTCAACCCCAGCTTTGAGCTTGGCAGCCGGGACATGGGTCGTCCCATGGAGCTGACCACAAAGACGCAGAA GTTCAAGGCCAAGCTGTGGCTGTGTGAGGAGCATCCCCTGTCCCTGTGTGAGCAGGTGGCTCCCATCATTGACCTCATGGCTGTCAGCAACGCACTGTTTGCCAAGCTCCGGGACTTCATCACGCTGCGCCTGCCTCCTGGCTTCCCAGTTAAGATTG AAATCCCGATCTTTCACATCCTCAATGCCCGCATCACCTTCGGGAACCTCAATGGCTGCGACGAGCCAGTACCCTCAGTGCGCGGCAGCCCCAGCAGTGAGTCCCCTGGCAGCGACTCATCCAGCGTCAGCAGCTCCAGTTCTACCA CCTCCTGCCGCGGCTGTGAGATCTCCCCGGCGTTGTTCGAGGCCCCCCGTGGCTACAGCGTGCTGGGTGGCCAGCGAGAGGCCGCGACTCGGGACGAAGATGATGATCTGTTGCAGTTTGCCATCCAGCAGAGCCTGCTTGAGGCGGGCAGTGAGTATGACCAG GTCACCATCTGGGAGGCGCTAACCAACAGCAAGCCAGGCACCCACCCCATGTCCCATGACGGCCGCCGACAGGACAG GTGTGCCGGGAGCGGGGAGCGCACGACAAATCCTCCCCGCCCCCAGGAGCGCCCCACCCACGCCGCAGCGCCAGTCCGTGGCCCCGGCACCAGTGCCCAGCCCTCGGCCCAGCCCGGGTCCCGGCTCCAGCAGCCACGTGTTCCGGAGCTACGACGAGCAGCTACGGCTGGCTATGGAGCTGTCGgcgcaggagcaggaggagaggcgGCGGCGAGCAcgccaggaggaggaagagctggaGCGCATCCTGCAGCTCTCGCTGACCGAACAGTAGCGTCCCCTGCCGGGACCCTCACCCACTCCATGCAGGACCCGGCTCTGCGCACCTGCCGTGCTGCTGCTGGAGCCTGGAGCCGTGGCGTCGGCGGTGTAGCGGCGCACCAGGCTTGA
- the Ankrd13b gene encoding ankyrin repeat domain-containing protein 13B isoform X1 has protein sequence MIPANASARKGPEGKYPLHYLVWHNRYRELEKEVRAGQVDIEQLDPRGRTPLHLATTLGHLECARVLLAHGADVGRENRSGWTVLQEAVSTRDLELVQLVLRYRDYQRVVKRLAGIPMLLEKLRKAQDFYVEMKWEFTSWVPLVSKICPSDTYKVWKSGQNLRVDTTLLGFDHMTWQRGNRSFVFRGQDTSAVVMEIDHDRRVVYMETLALAGQDRELLLAAAQPTEEQVLSRLTAPVVATQLDTKNISFERNKTGILGWRSEKTEMVNGYEAKVYGASNVELITRTRTEHLSEQHKGKVKGCKTPLQSFLGIAEQHGGPQNGTLVTQTLSQANPTAITAEEYFNPSFELGSRDMGRPMELTTKTQKFKAKLWLCEEHPLSLCEQVAPIIDLMAVSNALFAKLRDFITLRLPPGFPVKIEIPIFHILNARITFGNLNGCDEPVPSVRGSPSSESPGSDSSSVSSSSSTTSCRGCEISPALFEAPRGYSVLGGQREAATRDEDDDLLQFAIQQSLLEAGSEYDQVTIWEALTNSKPGTHPMSHDGRRQDRCPRCAGSGERTTNPPRPQERPTHAAAPVRGPGTSAQPSAQPGSRLQQPRVPELRRAATAGYGAVGAGAGGEAAASTPGGGRAGAHPAALADRTVASPAGTLTHSMQDPALRTCRAAAGAWSRGVGGVAAHQA, from the exons ATGATCCCCGCCAACGCCTCCGCCAGGAAGGGGCCCGAGGGCAAGTACCCGCTGCACTACCTCGTGTGGCACAACCGCTACCGCGAGCTGGAGAAGGAGGTCCGCGCCGGCCAG GTGGACATTGAACAACTGGATCCCCGTGGTCGGACGCCCCTGCACCTGGCCACAACACTGGGGCACCTGGAATGTGCCCGTGTGCTCTTGGCACATGGTGCAGATGTGGGCAGGGAGAACCGCAGTGGTTGGACAG tactgCAGGAGGCTGTGAGTACCAGGGATCTGGAGTTGGTGCAGCTGGTGCTGCGGTACCGTGACTACCAGCGGGTGGTGAAGCGGCTGGCTGGTATCCCCATGCTCCTGGAGAAGCTTCGAAAG GCCCAGGATTTCTACGTGGAGATGAAATGGGAGTTCACTAGCTGGG TGCCCCTGGTATCCAAGATCTGCCCTAGTGATACCTACAAAGTGTGGAAGAGCGGGCAGAACCTGAGGGTAGACACCACACTTCTGGGCTTTGACCATATGACCTGGCAGAGAGGGAACCGCAGCTTTGTCTTCAGGGGCCAAG ACACAAGTGCGGTGGTCATGGAAATTGACCACGATCGCCGTGTGGTGTACATGGAGACGCTGGCGCTGGCCGGGCAGGATCGGGAGTTGCTGCTGGCTGCTGCCCAACCCACTGAGGAGCAAGTGCTGAGCCGGCTCACTGCGCCTGTTGTCGCCACACAGCTTGACACCAAGAACATCTCCTTTGAGAG GAACAAGACTGGCATTCTGGGCTGGCGCAGTGAGAAGACAGAGATGGTGAATGGGTATGAAGCCAAG gTATACGGGGCCTCCAATGTGGAGCTTATTACCCGGACACGGACAGAGCATCTCTCAGAACAACACAAGGGCAAGGTCAAAG GTTGTAAAACACCTCTTCAGTCCTTCTTGGGAATTGCTGAGCAGCATGGGGGTCCCCAAAATGGG ACCCTGGTCACTCAGACCCTGAGCCAAGCCAATCCCACTGCCATCACTGCAGAGGAATATTTCAACCCCAGCTTTGAGCTTGGCAGCCGGGACATGGGTCGTCCCATGGAGCTGACCACAAAGACGCAGAA GTTCAAGGCCAAGCTGTGGCTGTGTGAGGAGCATCCCCTGTCCCTGTGTGAGCAGGTGGCTCCCATCATTGACCTCATGGCTGTCAGCAACGCACTGTTTGCCAAGCTCCGGGACTTCATCACGCTGCGCCTGCCTCCTGGCTTCCCAGTTAAGATTG AAATCCCGATCTTTCACATCCTCAATGCCCGCATCACCTTCGGGAACCTCAATGGCTGCGACGAGCCAGTACCCTCAGTGCGCGGCAGCCCCAGCAGTGAGTCCCCTGGCAGCGACTCATCCAGCGTCAGCAGCTCCAGTTCTACCA CCTCCTGCCGCGGCTGTGAGATCTCCCCGGCGTTGTTCGAGGCCCCCCGTGGCTACAGCGTGCTGGGTGGCCAGCGAGAGGCCGCGACTCGGGACGAAGATGATGATCTGTTGCAGTTTGCCATCCAGCAGAGCCTGCTTGAGGCGGGCAGTGAGTATGACCAG GTCACCATCTGGGAGGCGCTAACCAACAGCAAGCCAGGCACCCACCCCATGTCCCATGACGGCCGCCGACAGGACAG GTGTCCCAGGTGTGCCGGGAGCGGGGAGCGCACGACAAATCCTCCCCGCCCCCAGGAGCGCCCCACCCACGCCGCAGCGCCAGTCCGTGGCCCCGGCACCAGTGCCCAGCCCTCGGCCCAGCCCGGGTCCCGGCTCCAGCAGCCACGTGTTCCGGAGCTACGACGAGCAGCTACGGCTGGCTATGGAGCTGTCGgcgcaggagcaggaggagaggcgGCGGCGAGCAcgccaggaggaggaagagctggaGCGCATCCTGCAGCTCTCGCTGACCGAACAGTAGCGTCCCCTGCCGGGACCCTCACCCACTCCATGCAGGACCCGGCTCTGCGCACCTGCCGTGCTGCTGCTGGAGCCTGGAGCCGTGGCGTCGGCGGTGTAGCGGCGCACCAGGCTTGA
- the Ankrd13b gene encoding ankyrin repeat domain-containing protein 13B isoform X4 — protein sequence MVQMWAGRTAVVGQEAVSTRDLELVQLVLRYRDYQRVVKRLAGIPMLLEKLRKAQDFYVEMKWEFTSWVPLVSKICPSDTYKVWKSGQNLRVDTTLLGFDHMTWQRGNRSFVFRGQDTSAVVMEIDHDRRVVYMETLALAGQDRELLLAAAQPTEEQVLSRLTAPVVATQLDTKNISFERNKTGILGWRSEKTEMVNGYEAKVYGASNVELITRTRTEHLSEQHKGKVKGCKTPLQSFLGIAEQHGGPQNGTLVTQTLSQANPTAITAEEYFNPSFELGSRDMGRPMELTTKTQKFKAKLWLCEEHPLSLCEQVAPIIDLMAVSNALFAKLRDFITLRLPPGFPVKIEIPIFHILNARITFGNLNGCDEPVPSVRGSPSSESPGSDSSSVSSSSSTTSCRGCEISPALFEAPRGYSVLGGQREAATRDEDDDLLQFAIQQSLLEAGSEYDQVTIWEALTNSKPGTHPMSHDGRRQDRCPRCAGSGERTTNPPRPQERPTHAAAPVRGPGTSAQPSAQPGSRLQQPRVPELRRAATAGYGAVGAGAGGEAAASTPGGGRAGAHPAALADRTVASPAGTLTHSMQDPALRTCRAAAGAWSRGVGGVAAHQA from the exons ATGGTGCAGATGTGGGCAGGGAGAACCGCAGTGGTTGGACAG GAGGCTGTGAGTACCAGGGATCTGGAGTTGGTGCAGCTGGTGCTGCGGTACCGTGACTACCAGCGGGTGGTGAAGCGGCTGGCTGGTATCCCCATGCTCCTGGAGAAGCTTCGAAAG GCCCAGGATTTCTACGTGGAGATGAAATGGGAGTTCACTAGCTGGG TGCCCCTGGTATCCAAGATCTGCCCTAGTGATACCTACAAAGTGTGGAAGAGCGGGCAGAACCTGAGGGTAGACACCACACTTCTGGGCTTTGACCATATGACCTGGCAGAGAGGGAACCGCAGCTTTGTCTTCAGGGGCCAAG ACACAAGTGCGGTGGTCATGGAAATTGACCACGATCGCCGTGTGGTGTACATGGAGACGCTGGCGCTGGCCGGGCAGGATCGGGAGTTGCTGCTGGCTGCTGCCCAACCCACTGAGGAGCAAGTGCTGAGCCGGCTCACTGCGCCTGTTGTCGCCACACAGCTTGACACCAAGAACATCTCCTTTGAGAG GAACAAGACTGGCATTCTGGGCTGGCGCAGTGAGAAGACAGAGATGGTGAATGGGTATGAAGCCAAG gTATACGGGGCCTCCAATGTGGAGCTTATTACCCGGACACGGACAGAGCATCTCTCAGAACAACACAAGGGCAAGGTCAAAG GTTGTAAAACACCTCTTCAGTCCTTCTTGGGAATTGCTGAGCAGCATGGGGGTCCCCAAAATGGG ACCCTGGTCACTCAGACCCTGAGCCAAGCCAATCCCACTGCCATCACTGCAGAGGAATATTTCAACCCCAGCTTTGAGCTTGGCAGCCGGGACATGGGTCGTCCCATGGAGCTGACCACAAAGACGCAGAA GTTCAAGGCCAAGCTGTGGCTGTGTGAGGAGCATCCCCTGTCCCTGTGTGAGCAGGTGGCTCCCATCATTGACCTCATGGCTGTCAGCAACGCACTGTTTGCCAAGCTCCGGGACTTCATCACGCTGCGCCTGCCTCCTGGCTTCCCAGTTAAGATTG AAATCCCGATCTTTCACATCCTCAATGCCCGCATCACCTTCGGGAACCTCAATGGCTGCGACGAGCCAGTACCCTCAGTGCGCGGCAGCCCCAGCAGTGAGTCCCCTGGCAGCGACTCATCCAGCGTCAGCAGCTCCAGTTCTACCA CCTCCTGCCGCGGCTGTGAGATCTCCCCGGCGTTGTTCGAGGCCCCCCGTGGCTACAGCGTGCTGGGTGGCCAGCGAGAGGCCGCGACTCGGGACGAAGATGATGATCTGTTGCAGTTTGCCATCCAGCAGAGCCTGCTTGAGGCGGGCAGTGAGTATGACCAG GTCACCATCTGGGAGGCGCTAACCAACAGCAAGCCAGGCACCCACCCCATGTCCCATGACGGCCGCCGACAGGACAG GTGTCCCAGGTGTGCCGGGAGCGGGGAGCGCACGACAAATCCTCCCCGCCCCCAGGAGCGCCCCACCCACGCCGCAGCGCCAGTCCGTGGCCCCGGCACCAGTGCCCAGCCCTCGGCCCAGCCCGGGTCCCGGCTCCAGCAGCCACGTGTTCCGGAGCTACGACGAGCAGCTACGGCTGGCTATGGAGCTGTCGgcgcaggagcaggaggagaggcgGCGGCGAGCAcgccaggaggaggaagagctggaGCGCATCCTGCAGCTCTCGCTGACCGAACAGTAGCGTCCCCTGCCGGGACCCTCACCCACTCCATGCAGGACCCGGCTCTGCGCACCTGCCGTGCTGCTGCTGGAGCCTGGAGCCGTGGCGTCGGCGGTGTAGCGGCGCACCAGGCTTGA